A single Bacillota bacterium DNA region contains:
- a CDS encoding ABC transporter permease, producing MVQYILKRLIWTVVTIAAIIAITFLVTYAIPSDPARVIAGPHATPETLASIRQALGLDKPLLLRLALYFVQVFHGDLGYDWIMQQPVLTMILQALPPTVFLALAAVAAELLIAIPIGVISAVKRNSWIDQVARTASLVGVALPVYWVGSLLLLYLGYYAGLFPLGGYSTLGVVLPALSVGLTGAAVYVRILRSSMLEVMRLDYVRTARAKGLAERIVIWRHIFRNALIPVVTYLGMDLGYLLGGLVVTEYVFNWPGLGLLLNHAIGNVDGALIMGLTMFSASAIVVMNLVVDVVYAFLDPRISYA from the coding sequence GTGGTCCAATACATCCTGAAGCGGCTCATCTGGACGGTGGTGACGATCGCGGCGATCATCGCCATCACCTTCCTGGTCACCTACGCCATCCCATCCGATCCGGCCCGCGTGATCGCCGGTCCGCATGCGACGCCGGAGACGCTCGCGTCCATCCGGCAGGCGCTCGGCCTGGACAAGCCGCTCCTGCTCCGCCTGGCGCTCTACTTCGTCCAGGTGTTCCACGGGGATCTGGGTTACGACTGGATCATGCAGCAGCCGGTCCTGACGATGATCCTCCAGGCGCTGCCGCCGACGGTCTTCCTGGCCCTGGCGGCCGTGGCGGCCGAGCTCCTCATCGCGATCCCGATCGGCGTCATCTCCGCCGTGAAGCGGAACAGCTGGATCGACCAGGTGGCGCGCACGGCGAGCCTGGTGGGGGTGGCGCTTCCTGTCTACTGGGTCGGGTCGCTGCTGCTTCTCTACCTGGGATACTACGCCGGCCTCTTCCCGCTGGGTGGCTACTCGACGCTCGGGGTGGTCCTCCCGGCGCTCTCGGTGGGCTTGACGGGCGCCGCCGTCTATGTCCGCATCCTCCGCTCCAGCATGCTGGAGGTGATGCGGCTGGACTACGTGCGCACGGCGAGGGCGAAGGGGCTGGCCGAGCGGATCGTCATCTGGAGGCACATCTTCCGGAACGCGTTGATCCCCGTCGTCACCTACCTCGGCATGGACCTGGGCTACCTGCTGGGCGGCCTGGTGGTGACCGAGTACGTCTTCAACTGGCCCGGCCTCGGCCTTCTCCTCAACCACGCCATCGGCAACGTCGACGGCGCCCTGATCATGGGGCTGACCATGTTCAGCGCCTCGGCCATCGTGGTGATGAACCTGGTGGTGGACGTCGTCTACGCCTTCCTGGATCCGCGTATCTCGTACGCCTGA
- a CDS encoding ABC transporter substrate-binding protein: protein MRKKVRWATTLSTALVALALVLSSCGGKPAATQTGNRGATTAQHKNGQTLVTAFTSNIETLDPAKWTDMTSMYPMLMIYDTLVSYDPAKESELVPDAATWDVTPDGLKYTFHIKPGIKFSNGDPLDAYAVKYSLDRVTSKNPIGGGAAPYGFAYSAIKGYKEWNASGQKASPDGKGGLPGVKVIDAQTLEIDLSQPQAFFLNTLALMSAAIVDPKVAEQYGKDYSQHAVGSGPFKLDSWQPGVQMTLVPNPNYWGEHKAKIEKLVFKENVPDNLQLLQFRQGDLDFVNGPLTSAIYAQVLQDPNLKKQYFKGRENAIYYLAFNTTKPPFNNPLVRQAINYALDKQQIIQNITNGRGQVMSQPLPPAIPGYDPSIQPYPYDPAKAKQLLQQAGVKLPLEVTMIYPSNTQDHIRTAQMVQEQLKQVGIDVKLQGFSQVGSYWPYEDDPTKPWNIAWTDWFQDYPDAQDFLYNLLAKDAFNSTNVGNWTDPTFEQLVTKADSLPSSQQDERVKLYQQAEKIAHDQAAWAFLYYGWNDALIQPWLQPDPHDPANLGIYVHPVSTTRFNLISIAK, encoded by the coding sequence GTGCGCAAGAAGGTTCGCTGGGCAACGACGCTTTCGACCGCGCTGGTCGCACTTGCGCTGGTCCTGTCCAGTTGCGGGGGCAAGCCGGCCGCCACGCAGACGGGCAACAGGGGGGCGACGACCGCCCAGCACAAGAACGGCCAGACGCTCGTGACCGCCTTCACGAGCAACATCGAGACCCTCGATCCGGCCAAGTGGACCGACATGACCTCGATGTACCCGATGCTGATGATCTATGACACGCTGGTCAGCTACGATCCGGCGAAGGAGTCCGAGCTCGTGCCGGACGCGGCCACCTGGGACGTGACGCCGGACGGTCTCAAGTACACCTTCCACATCAAGCCCGGCATCAAGTTCTCCAACGGGGATCCCCTCGACGCCTACGCCGTCAAATACAGCCTCGACCGGGTCACGTCGAAGAATCCCATCGGAGGGGGCGCGGCGCCCTACGGCTTCGCCTACTCGGCGATCAAGGGCTACAAGGAGTGGAACGCCTCGGGCCAGAAGGCCTCCCCGGACGGCAAGGGCGGCTTGCCGGGCGTCAAGGTGATCGACGCCCAGACGCTGGAGATCGATCTCTCCCAGCCCCAGGCCTTCTTCCTGAACACGCTGGCGCTGATGTCCGCGGCGATCGTCGACCCCAAGGTCGCCGAGCAGTACGGCAAGGACTACTCGCAGCACGCCGTGGGCAGCGGTCCGTTCAAGCTCGACTCCTGGCAGCCGGGCGTGCAGATGACGCTGGTTCCCAACCCGAATTACTGGGGTGAGCACAAGGCGAAGATCGAGAAGCTGGTCTTCAAGGAGAACGTCCCCGACAACCTCCAGCTCCTCCAGTTCCGCCAGGGCGACCTCGACTTCGTCAACGGGCCGCTGACGTCCGCCATCTACGCCCAGGTCCTCCAGGATCCGAACCTGAAGAAGCAGTACTTCAAGGGGCGCGAGAACGCCATCTACTACCTGGCCTTCAACACGACCAAGCCGCCCTTCAACAACCCGCTGGTCCGCCAGGCGATCAACTACGCCCTCGACAAGCAACAGATCATCCAGAACATCACCAACGGGCGCGGGCAGGTGATGAGCCAGCCGCTGCCGCCCGCGATCCCCGGCTACGACCCGTCGATCCAGCCGTACCCTTACGATCCGGCCAAGGCCAAGCAGCTCCTCCAGCAGGCAGGCGTCAAGCTGCCGCTGGAGGTGACCATGATCTATCCGAGCAATACCCAGGACCACATCCGGACCGCGCAGATGGTCCAGGAGCAGCTGAAGCAGGTCGGAATCGACGTCAAGCTGCAAGGGTTCAGCCAGGTGGGGAGCTATTGGCCGTACGAGGACGATCCGACCAAGCCGTGGAACATCGCCTGGACCGACTGGTTCCAGGACTACCCCGACGCGCAGGACTTCCTCTACAACCTGCTGGCCAAGGACGCCTTCAACTCGACCAACGTGGGCAACTGGACGGACCCCACCTTCGAGCAGCTGGTGACCAAGGCCGATTCGCTCCCGTCGAGCCAGCAGGACGAGCGCGTCAAGCTCTATCAGCAGGCCGAGAAGATCGCCCACGACCAGGCGGCCTGGGCCTTCCTCTACTACGGCTGGAACGACGCGCTGATCCAGCCCTGGCTCCAGCCCGATCCGCACGACCCGGCCAACCTGGGCATCTACGTGCACCCGGTCTCGACGACACGCTTCAACCTGATCTCGATCGCGAAGTGA
- a CDS encoding ABC transporter permease — MSALLEFPDMQTTLQPPSGPSPWRQLVRHFFRNGPAVFGLVLVVLLSVVAIFAPQIAPLSPYQTYPDGTTAQGLPLAPTWNWGHFFLGTDPSGRDVLSQLIWGARVSMEVGFMATLIAVAIGLVVGLVAGYAGGQVDNVLMRITDIVLAFPFLLFVILLRSVVSNPSVATVYTVIGVLGWAPTARITRGQVLAAKNQEYVEAARALGAGTWRILGRHLLPNVVGTVIVYGTLQVAQNILTESALSFLGIGVPDPTISWGKMITLGLNFYQTAPWLIIWPGLALALGSLGFNLLGDGLSDALNPRAEE, encoded by the coding sequence GTGTCCGCTCTTCTCGAATTCCCTGACATGCAGACGACGCTGCAGCCGCCTTCCGGTCCGTCGCCGTGGCGACAGCTGGTGCGGCACTTCTTCCGGAACGGCCCGGCGGTCTTCGGGCTCGTCCTCGTCGTGCTGCTCTCCGTGGTCGCCATCTTCGCGCCGCAGATCGCCCCGCTCAGCCCCTACCAGACCTACCCGGACGGAACCACCGCCCAGGGGCTGCCCCTGGCACCGACCTGGAATTGGGGCCACTTCTTCCTCGGCACCGACCCCAGTGGCCGGGATGTGCTCAGCCAGCTGATCTGGGGAGCGCGGGTCTCCATGGAGGTCGGCTTCATGGCCACGCTCATCGCCGTGGCCATCGGCCTCGTGGTCGGCCTGGTGGCCGGTTACGCGGGCGGGCAGGTCGACAACGTGCTGATGCGCATCACCGACATCGTGCTCGCCTTCCCCTTCCTCCTGTTCGTCATCCTCCTCCGCTCGGTGGTCTCCAACCCCTCGGTGGCCACGGTCTACACGGTCATCGGGGTCCTGGGCTGGGCACCCACCGCCCGGATCACGCGGGGGCAGGTGCTGGCGGCCAAGAACCAGGAGTACGTGGAGGCGGCGCGGGCGCTGGGGGCCGGAACCTGGCGGATCCTCGGGCGCCACCTGCTTCCCAACGTCGTGGGCACCGTCATTGTCTACGGCACGCTCCAGGTGGCCCAGAACATCCTGACGGAGTCGGCCCTCTCCTTTCTGGGCATCGGCGTTCCCGACCCGACCATCAGCTGGGGCAAGATGATCACCCTGGGCCTCAACTTCTACCAGACGGCCCCCTGGCTGATCATCTGGCCCGGCCTGGCGCTGGCGCTCGGCAGCCTGGGGTTCAACCTCCTGGGCGACGGGCTGAGCGACGCGCTCAACCCGCGTGCTGAAGAATGA